One window from the genome of Nicotiana sylvestris chromosome 9, ASM39365v2, whole genome shotgun sequence encodes:
- the LOC138878416 gene encoding uncharacterized protein — protein sequence MKESECISDYCSKVKDVVNQLRRYEKYIEDVCVVEKILRTLFGFVVCDIEEFKYLDSMMVDQLEGSLQAHEEKIKMRQEESLEQFLTTQASFKDYGGGKIYRGNGRGRGRDNNGRGRSNGNNFNNEVNIHQTFRGRGRGQRERRGCDYYQENNGQIDIEEKANLVDDKKEENEPTLLLALKEEDKDDCSLWYLDNGARNHMYGCKEKFVEINKMLRDNVNVEDESWCWHMRFGNLNFEELKSMGEKNMEEFSEKGHSNINQTAQLVHTDVCEPINPPSFGKSKYFLLFIDDFSRKTWVYFLNQKSEAYAAFKKFKVLVEKESGYEIKALRSERGGEFNSIEFNDFCQSHGICRPLMVT from the exons atgaaagaatccgaATGCATTTCGGATTATTGTTCAAAAGTGAAGGATGTTGTAAATCAATTAAGAAGATACGAGAAGTACATAGAAGATGTCTGTGTGGTAGAAAAGATCCTTCGCACTTTATTTGGTTTTGTGGTGTGTGATATTGAGGAGTTTAAATATTTAGACTCTATGATGGTGGATCAATTGGAGGGTTCTTTACAGGCCCACgaagaaaaaatcaaaatgagacAGGAAGAGTCATTGGAGCAATTTCTTACAACTCAAGCATCCTTCAAGGATTATGGAGGTGGAAAGATCTATCGAGGGAATGGACGGGGACGAGGCCGTGACAATAATGGAAGAGGAAGAAGTAATGGTAACAACTTCAACAATGAAGTTAATATCCATCAAACATTCAGAGGTCGTGGTCGTGGACAAAGAGAAAGAAGAGGATGTGATTActaccaagaaaataatggacaaaT CGATATTGAAGAAAAAGCTAACCTTGTTGacgacaagaaagaagaaaatgagcCAACATTGTTGTTGGCACTCAAAGAAGAAGACAAAGATGATTGTAGCTTGTGGTATTTGGACAATGGAGCAAGAAATCATATGTATGGATGCAAAGAAAAATTTGTGGAGATCAATAAAATGCTGAGAGATAAT GTTAATGTGGAAGATGAATCATGGTGTTGGCACATGCGATTTGGGAACTTGAATTTTGAAGAGCTCAAAtcaatgggagaaaagaacatg GAGGAGTTTTCCGAAAAAGGCCATTCCAATATCAACCAAACTGCTCAGCTTGTTCACACTGATGTGTGTGAACCAATCAATCCACCTTCCTTTGGTAAAAGTAAATACTTTCTGCTTTTCATTGATGACTTTAGTAGAAAGACTTGGGTTTATTTCTTGAACCAAAAATCTGAAGCTTATGCtgcttttaaaaaatttaaagtactTGTGGAAAAAGAAAGTGGCTATGAAATAAAAGCTTTAAGGTCTGAAAGAGGAGGGGAATTCAACTCAATAGAATTTAATGACTTCTGCCAGTCTCATGGAATTTGTCGCCCTCTAATGGTAACTTAG